The genomic stretch GCTTGATAAGGCATGCTCAGCCCCAACCAGAACCATATATTCTGTCTCTGCTGGTTTTCAAAAAGCCCTTGAAGTGAACTCTCGGACAACTTAATGTGAGCAGCAACTGGGACCGCAACGCAgatgtgcaaataaaatgtgtgtgtttactctgCCTCTCAACATGTGTTTACTGTATAGGAATAGCTTTTGTATGTGAGAACTGAATGGAACAAAAAGCTTATAGAAACTTTATGACTGTAACTCCTTAGtttattcatttcaaaataagaccAAGAAAAAGTCCTGCAATATGTTACATAGAATGCATGTTGATGTGTCTGTTGTTCACATCAACATGCTAAAACAggaaatgtcttctttttttttttatagcatgaAGGGAAGGTCCAAATTCTTGAGCCCATCACCGATATAGATGTATCCATGCTGAGGTGTCGTTGGTACATGGTAGAAGCTCAGGCCAAGCCACAACAGGCTGCGGAGCACGCACACTTTACTGGCACATTCAAACTGAAGACTCCACGATCCTACACACAAACGAACACTTGCTGTAAACAATTGATGTGTAATGCAGGAAGCTGCCACGCCATGTTGAGCTGAATTGTAAATAGAGGTTGCAGTAACCTTTTCAGTCAGTCCAAGTAGATTATACTACTCACATGCTAGAGGCAACCAAGGGATACTCTAATAAATCAACCCTTTGTGTTCTTGATGTTTACAGTTTAACCTGTTTCTCAGTATGTTAGGGTGTGACCATAAAGCCAAGACCCAGGTAATTGAGAACAACAGCTGGATTGGCTACTATGTAAACACCAAGAAGCCCTTTGATCAATGCTTTTACACAAAAGGGGAGATGATTTCGATCAATTtgccattttgttgtcttttgaaCTTTTCTGGTATGATTCAGCTAAAAGTATGTTTGGTATCAAGGTTATAACTACCGCTGCAGGAGGAGAAGCCTAAAGCCATTAATCAGGAGGTGGTAACCGTTTGCAGGATTGTTATGGGAAAGAGGTGGAGCCCAGCTTAGGGTCTCTGAGATACAGTACATCGTACCTCATTTCCCCCAGGGTCCCCTTTAAAACTCTCCTTTTCAGCAAATGCATGCAGTCTGCCATTGTGACAGCTGCAGTGAGTGTGGCATTGAGACAGCTGTGTAATGTCTGGTGCAGTGATGACACTGACATCCGCATCAACtcaaagaacacacacaaacatacacatgcgGAAGCCCTCTTAAATCCGACATCTGTTGCGTGTTATGGTCTTGGGCGCTAagcatttttgtctttcacacacaacaTTGGTACATCCACTTTATCAATGTCTACTTTTATAGGCCCAGGAGTCCATTCATCTACTGTAGGCAACTCACCTCAAAACTTTAACACTATTTAATTTACATTCTTTACACAGTATGATGGTGCATTCATGCCATCTAGGACTACCAGGGGCAGCTAATTTTTCTGTTAGCAAACTCTAGCCCGAGTTTCCCACCTCTGATTCCTACAGGAAGTGTATCTGTGTCTGAGCTTCCCAACGGGATGTGAATTCACAAATCTGAATGACTCAAAATCATTTCATGCTTTCAACtacacacaaaaattaaatgcaATACAGAGAAATTACCATTCTCAAGAAAGCAAGTCTCAGTTCATTGTCATAATGCGCTTCAATTTCgaatgttggaaaaaatgtgCTCTCCATACCAAGAGGCAGTagtaatatgttttaaatttgttaaaaCTTGCTTAAACACTGATATTAATTATCAAATAGTTTTATTTCCTACAGATGTGACAGCAATCCCACTATTCATATTTTAACATCCGTTTGTACTGGTTTCTGTCCTGGTTTTCTTGATGATAGAATTCTTTGTAATTTTCCTTTCCAAACTTGAGGGCAAACTCAGAGTGGGTGGGTCCTGAATCCAGATCCAAGAGCTCAGATAGTATCCAGCTGTAGTCATCTTGTTGTCAGACCACTGTATGCAAAGGTTCCTCCAACATATTCCCAGAAAACCCATTGCATCATGGCAGGTAAGTTGACATCGGAAGAATATAGTTGTTTTGGTTATAACATTATATACAGCCAACTGCTTTACTGTTAGAATGATTCAGCTCTTACTTGGAAAACGTCCTTGAATTCCAGTGAGTTGAATCGGCATAATTTGTGCAAAAATCACACCTCATTTAGTTGCAATGTGGTATGGCAGTTGGAACACgctaaatgatgaaaaaaactgacataCCACTAGCATTGTAAAGGCCTCAGCAACACATGCTAGTGCTCAAAATAGCTGTGTTATGTTCCAGATTGTAGGATGGCCTTTTTCCTGCAATGGCTTGATCAGgtgcagttttctttacaaaccCTGTTAAAGCCCAGTAAAATAACTAATCTTGTAAGATATATCTGTTATGTGAAGAAATGACTGGTGATATGGTATAGTGTGGAACAGAATGAACTCACCTTTAGGAATGTCATCACTCAGTACATCCAGGAAGTCAATGGCTGGGGTCAGATCACCCATTTCCAGGATGGATTTCTTCTTCAGATTCTTTGCTTTGCTGAAGTGGAGGAAGTTGTCCAGCTTCCCTGCTTCTGAGTGAGACAGACCTGAGGAGCAATGCACATTGGCAAGTAATTCCAAGGAGTCGCAGCAAAGATGATGCAATTTTACAATCATGTGATGTCAGAATACACATGGGCATGCATATGTTGCCTATGTATTTGTTTCACAAAGTAGGAGTAGCAAGGCAACGACCTCATTTTGAGAAGTGTTATGAAATATTTCCTAAAGTGTTTCGTccactttttttaatatgttagCAAACGCCTTAGGGTCATTCTCGTGTAGCACAGTGAGGATACACACCATGTGGGAGTGATATATTTACCACCAAAGCTGTGGCTCATCTGGACAAGACCATGTGGACTCTTGATGAAGGCTCCACGAGGTACCACGGACGCTTCATCGTCGATCTGATGAACTGTCACTGCCAGCCGCCTCTCCTCATTGACTTTAGTCTGAAACCAAGAACTGTCAGTTACTAAGTTCTACACTGTATGGCTGTACTATTGGAAATTGAGAGATTAAATTCTCGTCTGCACTAATTCTTCATGAAGAAATGATTAATTTTGGTCACATCCATCCTTTTTTTAGGCTTAGTCATAATTTGACTGCATACTATAATATTTTTCTTTGGATAACTagctagatggatggatggatggatggatttaaaTTCATAAACTCGTCCCTTGCGCTGATGAAGTACTACTGAATATAATAATGACACTAAATCTAGAGTTTCATCTGATAGCTCAATACTTTCACTAATTCAACTATTGGTCACACTTACCACTACCTCCTCTGTTGCGTCATCATTCTCTCCTCGCCTGCGGATCTCAATGTGCTCATACACATAAGAGGGGTCTCCTATGAAGCGACTCTTGATTTTGGACACTTTCTCGATCATAGAGTCTGTGGCAGGAGGGAGCAGGAACCAGTTCATGCAGTTGAAGCTGCAGATAGCACCAAAGGACACACAAACGGGTATTTTACACCAAGGGCAGACTTAAAGTagctaaaatgaaaacagaatcACAGTTGAGGCTATCTTACCTATAAAGATTCTTTTTATCAAGCAGTTCATCTTCTCCTCTCCCCTGAGCAATAAAATAATCGTCCTTTAAACCCAATATTTTGCCCCAAAACAAGACTCGATGGAACTTGTAGTTTTTCTTCAGGATCACCAACGAAGTCTGCAGTGCGGTTCTTTGCTCAACGTTTAAAGTACTTCCGCTACCGGCAACGAGTTCCAAAGAGTAGTATAACGAATTTGAGTCcattatttatgtaatataCGACTTAATGGTGTAGATATTAGTTGTATTAATTACCGTAACGTACCTGGTGTCTTAAACGACTTGCTAGCTAGCCAACTGAACAGCTATCAAAAACCTTCAGGTCCAAACTCTAGTTTGGGTGCTAATGACAACAACGTTGTTGCGCTGGTTGTTATAGCAACGTGCCAGTGTGtctatcttttttctttttctttttcaaataactttttattcagtgtgtgaatataacagttaaaacagaaacaaaacagattttttttacccGTGTCATTTtgggtgtgtttgcatgcagtgTTTATACAAAGTAGACCACGCGCCTCTGGTAGGTCTGACCTCATGCCCCAACTTGTCAAGTGAGTGCGTGCAGAAAGTAGCAATCCCCAGGAAGTGGACAGAGtatttatgtataaatattattattgttgtaatTAGTTTAATTTGTCGCTAGGAGAGAAAACGATGGCAGCTTTCTGACTCATCCCTTATActactgcaaaaaaataaataatctaaaaCTACTTGTGCTCGGGTGCAAAACTATTTTGATTCATTtcgtataaaagtaaaaatgaagtaaaagtagCCCATCTGTCACTGACCTAACACTTACTAATATCATAATTCTAACCTCAGGACAATTTCAGGTGTAGCCTATCTTATTGCGTTCTGTAAGCAATGCCAGAGAGGATACAAGTTAATGCATAAAAACATGCAGCTATCCTCAATCTTCTACTGTGAAAAGGCAGGTATTTGCCacataaatgtaatattaaacACATGAGACATTGATACTCAGCATACAATACAGTATAGGATGTTACCAGAGTGCTGATTGTAGGCACTTTGTGCaggcttctctctctcactttcaccCATAAAGCCCAGGGGCAGGGAAGCATGCAGAGGAACAGGAGGACTAAAGAGTCTGGCTTTCGAAGAGTTTGGTTTCTGTAAAACACAATCAGTTAAGCGTTTAGCACAGCTGGCAGGGAGCATGCTCAGATCCCTCTAATGTGACTGAAGGGCACTTTCAAACAGGAGTGAATAGTGCTTGGACATCATCTAGCATTGTGCTATTTACACACAATcgtgtgtttttgtctgctttttaaGCAAAAGAAACTGCATGTTGGTGTTCAGCTGAATAGGTtacaaatatatgtttttaatgaGAGACATCAGGACATGAACTCCCAGCACATGGCAGGCTGTCTTCCTCTGGGCTTGCTAGAGTTTTGAACTGGAAAGTGAGAGTATTTCAGTCATATCTGATCAATCAGCTATCTACCAATCTGATATTTAATGTGCTTGTGATTGTGCAGCATTTGACcaaagaattgtttttgttgacattttttatcttcCACCTGCTGCAGCTTCTTATTTACCAATGGATCTCTTCTTATCAAAACTTTGCTCATTGTGGTAATGTGACTTCCTGTTCTCCGTGGTCTATATCTACAATCACTGGTTCCTCTGAGCAGTGTATGGAGCAAATCCTGCAACCAACATCGGTTGTTTGGTTTATCCTGGCTCAGATCCAGCAGTCTCAGCCAGCATACGCAGTGTGCCGCTGGCTGAAGTTACACTTAGCAAAACATGATGGCTACTGTCCAGCAAATGATTTTTGACAGTCTGCCAGTGATGGGTTAATCTTGTGGTTTGTGATCCTATTTTGGTCCCTCACCTTGTTTGACAACACTGCCTTCCTCTGTGTTAATTTAT from Etheostoma cragini isolate CJK2018 chromosome 18, CSU_Ecrag_1.0, whole genome shotgun sequence encodes the following:
- the rsph9 gene encoding radial spoke head protein 9 homolog; amino-acid sequence: MDSNSLYYSLELVAGSGSTLNVEQRTALQTSLVILKKNYKFHRVLFWGKILGLKDDYFIAQGRGEDELLDKKNLYSFNCMNWFLLPPATDSMIEKVSKIKSRFIGDPSYVYEHIEIRRRGENDDATEEVVTKVNEERRLAVTVHQIDDEASVVPRGAFIKSPHGLVQMSHSFGGLSHSEAGKLDNFLHFSKAKNLKKKSILEMGDLTPAIDFLDVLSDDIPKGSWSLQFECASKVCVLRSLLWLGLSFYHVPTTPQHGYIYIGDGLKNLDLPFML